The genomic segment CCGTCGTTGGTGAAGTTGTCCACCACCATGGAGAGAAACTTGTAGGAAAGCCGGCCGGCAACATCGTCAAACTTGTAGTGCTGCAGGCCTTCGATGCTGAGCATCTGAATCGGTGCCCAGCCGTAGGGATAATCCCATTGCACCTTGGTCTCGCGGTCGCTCATGACGAGGCCGCCGGGCTGCTCGAAAATCTTAAGATTGGCAACAACCGCGCGTGCCTGCTCCGGAGAAGCCATTTCCGACCACAGAGGATAGAAGGTAGTGGCGTAGTTGTAATCGGAGCGCTTGTTCTGTTCGAAGTCCCAGTCATAGAACATCCCGCGCTGCGGATCCCATAAGTATTTGTTCATGAGATCGGCGCGATGTTTGGCGCGATCAGCCCAGGTGCGCGCCTGGTCGGGATGCCCGAGCACTGTGCTGATCTTCTCCAGATCCCGCTCGGTTTTATACAGCAGGCTGTTCAGGCACACCGGTGCGTAGTGATGTGTGCTGCCGCTGTATGGGCCAAAACGGAAGGAAATATCGAATCCCGACTCGCGCATGGCGCGGTCGCCTTTGTAGTAGTCGGCGGTCAGTTCCATGGTGACCGGCGAACTGCAGCTGCGTGCTTTTGCGCCCTGGGAGCAGACTTCCAGGGCGTATGCAGGAACCGCGACCGGCTGGGGGGCATGCTGGCGAACAAAATAGTCGTTGGCAATTTCGCCGGCGAGAAGCGCGCCGATCACATCCGCATAATATGCGTCACCGGTGTCCGCGATATCGGCAGTCGGACCGTCTCCGTAATCGTAGTACCGCGACAGGCCAGTATTACCCGCCAGGTGCTGGCCGGTCGTCCACATCTCATAGTCGCGCACGATAAACGGATAGGCGCGCTCCAGCCACTCACGATCAGGCTTGCCGCCGGCTGCGCCTTGCTCATAGACGGCCAGCACCATCGAACTCAGGAACGGCGGCTGCGAGCGAGTGAGGAAGTATGTGCGATTGGCATTCAGGATGGCGCCGTAGTGTTGGATTTCAAAAAAAAAGTTCTCCACCATGCCGCGGGCGAGTTGGGTCTTACCTGCCTGAAGAAGGCCGCGGATGATGAAATAGCTGTCCCAGCCATACATTTCATTGAAAAAGCCTCCGGGCACGACATAGGGGTTGGGCAGAAAGAGCAGCCCATGCTTGGACAACAGGTGCATATCAAAAGACCCCGGAGCCTTGATCACCTGTGGCAGTTTGGCTGTCTGTATACCGCATTTGCTTTCCAGTTCTTTCGCGATGGGCGGCATCTCCATCTCTGCTGGGAAATAGACCAGCGCCCTGCCTTGCTGCTTGCGCTCGTCAGTGACGGTTTTACAGTCGTCCATCGAACGCCCGAGAGTTCCCCATGCCTTATCGATGTACGCGAGGATCTCTGGTAGACGGCGATCTGGCGCAACTTGAGCGCCATTCTGAGCGGCACACTGCGCCACGACGGCGAGAATCAGAACCGGTACGAGGAGCAGGCGAAGGAGATTTCGCGTCATGGGAACCAGCCTAACGGAGTTCTGAAGACCGTGAGGAACACTCCCGAAATTCAATACTGAAGACAGTAAGCTTGTCGATTGGGACATCCGCGGGGGGTCATAGTAACGTTCTGCGGCGCGAGCGTCAAACAGGTTCTGGAAGCCGTACAGAGGTGGCGAGCAGGCGGCCGCGCCGAGGAGCTTTCTCGGTCGTACAGGCAAGAAGTTCTCGACTCGTATCTTGGCTTGGGCTAACCTCCGCAGCGCACAAAGAGCCGCGAGATCAGCCGCGGATTTCACTTATACCAGGGGATTTGAGCGGAATAAGAACGGTGTCAGGAGGTACCGCGGTGCAAGGGAGCTGGCAAAACAATCTCTTTGCAGTACTCGTGACCTCCACGTTCCTGCTGGCGCAGCCTTCGAGCCAGGCTCCGATCTCCGATGTCCACCGCCTCTCGACTCAGCCCATCATCTCGCCTCGTCCGAACAGCTTCAGTTCTGCGGGAGCCTTCAATCCCGCGGTTGTGAAGCGTGGACGCGAATTCATCATGCTCTACCGCACGCAGGACGAGCAGGGCACCTCGCGGCTGGGTTATGCGACCAGCACCGACGGCCTTCACTTTCAGCCGCGGGATAAGCCGGTGTTCGTTCCGGAAACCGAC from the Terriglobales bacterium genome contains:
- a CDS encoding trehalase family glycosidase; the encoded protein is MTRNLLRLLLVPVLILAVVAQCAAQNGAQVAPDRRLPEILAYIDKAWGTLGRSMDDCKTVTDERKQQGRALVYFPAEMEMPPIAKELESKCGIQTAKLPQVIKAPGSFDMHLLSKHGLLFLPNPYVVPGGFFNEMYGWDSYFIIRGLLQAGKTQLARGMVENFFFEIQHYGAILNANRTYFLTRSQPPFLSSMVLAVYEQGAAGGKPDREWLERAYPFIVRDYEMWTTGQHLAGNTGLSRYYDYGDGPTADIADTGDAYYADVIGALLAGEIANDYFVRQHAPQPVAVPAYALEVCSQGAKARSCSSPVTMELTADYYKGDRAMRESGFDISFRFGPYSGSTHHYAPVCLNSLLYKTERDLEKISTVLGHPDQARTWADRAKHRADLMNKYLWDPQRGMFYDWDFEQNKRSDYNYATTFYPLWSEMASPEQARAVVANLKIFEQPGGLVMSDRETKVQWDYPYGWAPIQMLSIEGLQHYKFDDVAGRLSYKFLSMVVDNFTNDGTIREKYNVVTRSDEVRLTAGYRANLIGFGWTNGAFLVLLHDLPPALRTKLEQGESQAAAPKMTR